A window of the Microbacterium sp. LWH13-1.2 genome harbors these coding sequences:
- a CDS encoding sigma-70 family RNA polymerase sigma factor encodes MTVDQDSISHEESIADADLVLRTRSGDAAAFGELWRRHYPSGMSVARSITSSIDPDDLVQESYTRIYQAIIKGGGPNGSFRAYLFTSIRNTAAAWGRSRRESAIDELDTVADPDSTEQAANEALDRSLTAQAFRSLPSRWQEVLWYTEIEQMKPQEAGPLLGMKAGAVSQLAFRAREGLREAWIQAHLRSAAAGSDCQWTIEHLGAYSRGNLSTRDHKRLELHLDECARCMIVAAEAKDVSKRLALVLLPLVLGVAGSAGYLATLQGGGTPIVALAAMPSGVTQGAAVVAGGGSTSGGVAGGAGGSTGGSAGGSASGGAGGATSGGIFSGVGALVGAGSAALVVAGVVAAATIIPGLAGANPAASLPSAGDSDSSSISSDVGPDDAMAEDKPVTVDGTEPEKQPELPPVEAPVTPEPAEDTAPALVTPVTPVAPVETTKPAPPVDPGTPEEPTDPEEPTDPTDPTDPGLPEGTPTVGETVVSLVGTVTHYSVSVSGVPGARVSSLVDGSTDHSGTDVLDADGENPNLGYGVIDLRPSLSQLCSNATVDFFFSTDTENGPTVSTTLWDLWDPRGSIAFELICFVAIDVDTAPADATPPIEPVSEPAEAATPVEAAAPAPVEAAAPAPVVEEAPVEAPSPVEAPAPAPVPEENVAVVNELVAVVDEAAPAL; translated from the coding sequence ATGACAGTGGACCAGGACAGCATTTCGCACGAGGAATCGATCGCAGACGCCGATCTCGTCCTGCGCACCCGTTCGGGTGACGCGGCGGCGTTCGGAGAGCTCTGGAGGCGCCACTACCCGTCGGGGATGTCCGTCGCGCGGTCGATCACGTCGTCGATCGACCCGGACGACCTCGTGCAGGAGTCGTACACCCGCATCTATCAGGCGATCATCAAAGGCGGCGGTCCGAATGGCTCGTTCCGGGCCTACCTGTTCACGAGCATCCGCAACACTGCAGCCGCCTGGGGGCGGTCTCGCCGCGAGTCGGCGATCGACGAGCTCGACACCGTCGCCGACCCCGACAGCACCGAGCAGGCAGCCAACGAGGCCCTCGACCGCAGCCTGACCGCGCAGGCGTTCCGCAGTCTCCCTTCCCGGTGGCAGGAAGTGCTCTGGTACACCGAGATCGAGCAGATGAAGCCGCAGGAGGCGGGCCCGCTGCTCGGCATGAAGGCCGGCGCCGTCTCCCAGCTCGCGTTCCGCGCGCGCGAAGGCCTCCGCGAGGCCTGGATCCAGGCTCACCTGCGCAGTGCAGCAGCCGGCTCCGACTGCCAGTGGACCATCGAACACCTCGGCGCATACTCCCGCGGAAATCTGAGCACCCGCGACCACAAGCGACTCGAACTGCATCTCGACGAGTGCGCTCGGTGCATGATCGTCGCCGCTGAAGCGAAGGACGTGTCGAAGCGGCTGGCGCTCGTGCTGCTCCCCCTCGTACTCGGCGTGGCCGGTTCCGCCGGATACCTCGCCACGCTCCAGGGCGGCGGCACCCCGATCGTCGCACTCGCGGCGATGCCTTCGGGCGTCACCCAGGGCGCAGCAGTCGTCGCGGGCGGGGGATCCACATCCGGAGGCGTCGCCGGCGGTGCTGGCGGCTCGACCGGCGGCTCCGCCGGTGGAAGTGCGTCAGGAGGCGCCGGGGGTGCCACCAGCGGGGGCATCTTCAGCGGAGTGGGCGCGCTGGTCGGAGCCGGATCGGCCGCGCTCGTCGTCGCAGGCGTCGTCGCTGCGGCCACGATCATCCCGGGACTCGCCGGAGCGAACCCGGCCGCGTCTCTGCCGAGCGCCGGTGACAGCGATTCGTCGTCGATCAGCTCCGATGTCGGTCCTGACGACGCGATGGCCGAGGACAAGCCCGTGACCGTCGACGGCACCGAGCCCGAGAAGCAGCCCGAGCTGCCGCCGGTCGAGGCGCCCGTGACTCCGGAACCCGCAGAGGACACCGCTCCTGCGCTCGTGACCCCGGTCACGCCTGTCGCTCCGGTCGAGACGACGAAGCCCGCACCGCCCGTGGATCCTGGCACTCCGGAAGAGCCGACGGATCCGGAAGAGCCGACCGATCCGACCGACCCCACCGATCCCGGCCTGCCCGAGGGCACGCCCACCGTCGGCGAGACCGTCGTCTCGCTGGTCGGCACCGTCACCCATTACTCCGTGTCCGTGTCAGGCGTCCCGGGAGCTCGAGTGAGCTCGCTCGTCGACGGGAGCACCGACCACAGCGGAACCGACGTCCTCGACGCGGACGGCGAGAACCCGAATCTGGGGTACGGAGTGATCGACCTGCGTCCGTCGCTCTCGCAGCTCTGCAGCAACGCCACCGTCGACTTCTTCTTCTCGACCGATACCGAGAACGGGCCCACAGTGAGCACGACGCTCTGGGACCTCTGGGACCCCCGCGGCTCCATCGCCTTCGAACTCATCTGTTTCGTCGCGATCGATGTCGACACGGCCCCCGCTGACGCCACGCCCCCGATCGAGCCGGTGTCTGAGCCCGCAGAGGCCGCGACTCCGGTCGAGGCCGCGGCACCGGCTCCGGTCGAGGCCGCGGCACCGGCTCCGGTCGTGGAAGAGGCTCCGGTCGAGGCGCCCTCGCCGGTCGAGGCGCCTGCACCCGCACCGGTTCCGGAAGAGAACGTCGCCGTCGTGAACGAGCTCGTCGCCGTCGTAGACGAGGCCGCACCCGCGCTCTGA
- a CDS encoding NUDIX domain-containing protein, producing MPDIHVSAAVIVDDAGRVLVVRKQGTTRFMQPGGKPEPGETPSQTLIRELHEELGLRLDEGDLEPLGTFVSEAANEPGHRVVAEAFSVSIAAAEVTVQAELAELRWITPDDAETLPLAPLSVEHLLPLAWPSSGR from the coding sequence ATGCCTGACATCCACGTCAGCGCAGCGGTGATCGTCGACGACGCGGGCCGGGTGCTGGTCGTGCGCAAACAGGGCACGACGCGGTTCATGCAACCGGGAGGCAAGCCCGAACCGGGCGAGACTCCGTCGCAGACGTTGATCCGCGAGCTGCACGAGGAGCTCGGGCTGCGACTTGACGAGGGCGACCTCGAGCCGTTGGGCACGTTCGTCTCCGAGGCCGCGAACGAACCGGGTCACCGCGTCGTCGCGGAGGCGTTCTCCGTGTCGATCGCGGCAGCAGAGGTCACGGTGCAGGCCGAACTCGCCGAGCTCCGCTGGATCACCCCGGACGACGCCGAGACGCTGCCTCTCGCCCCGCTCAGCGTGGAGCACCTGCTCCCCCTCGCATGGCCCTCGTCAGGGCGCTGA
- a CDS encoding FAD-linked oxidase C-terminal domain-containing protein → MSALDQLTAALGELVDTTSATLDDARADRSGHAAPGRPLAVVHAETVEHVQSVMRIATETRTPVVVRGAGTGLAGAANGGEGEIVLSTRRMTAIHEIRADDLLAVVEPGILNADLNDVLAEHGLWWAPDPASRAISTVGGNIATGAGGLLCAKYGVVRDAVLGLDLVLADGRLLHLGHRSVKGVTGLDLTSLVIGSEGTLGVVVGATLKLRRLVEGTTCTVTATFPDVRSAAAASAAVTASGVQPAIMELMDAASLDAVAALLDLPSPAAGSAQLTIQTDGPAAEAEATTIEAILSAHHGVTQVSHDREEGERLLAIRRAMHPAMSALGTTLIEDVSVPRSAMPAMFDEIARIEKAYSMSIPTVAHAGDGNLHPNFIFEGAEPPAEVWAAADELFRAAIALGGTLTGEHGIGTLKSRWLADELGDDQWELQRQITRVFDPLGILNPGKVFAVDA, encoded by the coding sequence ATGAGCGCGCTCGATCAGCTGACCGCTGCTCTCGGCGAGCTCGTCGACACGACCTCGGCCACACTCGATGACGCTCGCGCCGACAGGTCCGGACATGCCGCCCCCGGCCGCCCGCTGGCGGTCGTGCACGCCGAGACCGTCGAGCATGTCCAGAGTGTGATGCGCATCGCGACCGAGACTCGCACGCCCGTCGTCGTTCGCGGAGCAGGAACAGGCCTCGCCGGTGCTGCGAACGGCGGTGAGGGCGAGATCGTCCTCTCCACCCGGCGCATGACCGCGATCCACGAGATCCGCGCCGACGATCTGCTCGCGGTGGTCGAACCCGGCATCCTCAATGCCGACCTCAACGACGTGCTCGCCGAGCACGGCCTGTGGTGGGCGCCCGACCCCGCGAGCCGAGCGATCTCGACCGTGGGCGGCAACATCGCCACCGGTGCGGGCGGTCTCCTGTGCGCGAAGTACGGTGTGGTTCGCGATGCGGTGCTCGGCCTCGACCTGGTGCTCGCAGACGGACGTCTGCTGCACCTCGGCCATCGCAGCGTCAAGGGTGTGACCGGACTCGATCTCACCTCGCTCGTGATCGGCTCCGAGGGCACGCTCGGCGTCGTCGTCGGCGCGACCCTGAAGCTGCGTCGGCTCGTCGAGGGCACGACCTGCACCGTCACCGCGACCTTCCCCGATGTCCGCTCCGCCGCAGCCGCCTCTGCCGCCGTGACCGCTTCGGGCGTGCAGCCCGCGATCATGGAGCTCATGGATGCGGCGAGCCTGGATGCCGTCGCCGCCCTGCTCGATCTCCCCTCCCCCGCTGCCGGCAGCGCCCAGCTGACCATCCAGACCGACGGGCCCGCGGCCGAAGCCGAGGCCACGACGATCGAGGCGATCCTCTCGGCACACCACGGTGTGACGCAGGTCTCCCACGACCGTGAAGAGGGCGAGCGCCTGCTGGCCATCCGCCGTGCCATGCATCCGGCCATGTCCGCTCTCGGCACGACCCTCATCGAGGACGTGTCGGTGCCCCGCAGCGCCATGCCGGCGATGTTCGACGAGATCGCCCGAATCGAGAAGGCCTACTCGATGAGCATCCCGACCGTGGCGCATGCCGGTGACGGCAACCTGCACCCCAACTTCATCTTCGAAGGTGCAGAGCCTCCCGCCGAGGTGTGGGCGGCCGCAGACGAGCTGTTCCGCGCCGCGATCGCTCTCGGCGGCACCCTCACCGGCGAGCACGGGATCGGGACGCTGAAGAGCCGCTGGCTGGCCGACGAGCTCGGCGACGACCAGTGGGAGCTGCAGCGGCAGATCACCCGCGTGTTCGACCCGCTCGGCATCCTGAACCCCGGCAAGGTCTTCGCGGTCGATGCCTGA
- a CDS encoding family 20 glycosylhydrolase: protein MLLSGEKPVRVYRNATVVDGTGADRFVADVAVEGARVVAVLREGDERELELPADAVEIPATGLVLAPGFIDMHAHSELAVLRGASHEAKIRQGVTTEVLGQDGLGYAPLDDATAAVVPAQIAGWNGLPDDVPWRSMDDLLAAIDAVSVANAAVLVPQGNLRMMVVGHENRAATSGEIAEMSDILGAAMDAGAFGMSSGLTYTPGMYADTAELEALCRIVAERGGYWAPHTRSYGGAALEAYREALDIGRRTGCPIHLTHATMNFAPNRGRAAELLALVDLAVDDGVDVTLDTYPYLPGATTLAALLPSRLAESGDLLGTIAALDDAGRESVRVELEEIGCDGFHGERADWDAIQISGTADPRLSDLVGRTVADIASSSGKRAVDVVLDTILADAGATGILMHIGDEDNVRAIMRHPRHSGGSDGILIGARPHPRGRGTFPRYLGHYVRELGVLTLEEAVRHLSGTPASRLGLDRGDAPRGIIREGATADLVLFDPETIAAGATFESPHDTPRGIAEVLVAGVPVVTDESVTGSTPGRALRMIPPAHRATVPLASFEIDATAPPFRWTARTRVVAPAPLASTAARLSALRESDGSDPAITLRVDESLAGESFASGRIGEEAFRVEVSASGIDVSGASPVGVFRGVTVLRQLREPGAEQSRIPAGSWQGAPAYGWRGVMLDVARHFRPIDDVRRLVDLLADHHLTVLHLHLTDDQGWRFEVPGFPRLTEIGARRESTQRGHGPLATVEPGVHEGHYTDAELRELVTYAAERFVTIVPEVELPGHIQAGLAAYPELGNTDVGEPITAPWERFGVNPRTLAPTEEALAFGRAAIDALCDLFDSPWIGIGGDEVPVAEWAQSAAAGERMRELGLATPHDVQPWFTSHFVAHVRARGRTALAWDEVLEGEVPDGVEILAWRGPVAMRAALRRGIPVIACPDLEVYLDYPQSESAEEPIRVGPPLPIERAYTLRIEDGASGGQANVWTEHLPTRDRVDFAMFPRLAAIAERLWDGGDPPPFEGFARRLPAHLRRLADAGVRYRPLDGPMPLQRRPGVPGKPLTREAREEIVAGLVTRLIDRSTSADESLSA from the coding sequence ATGCTTCTGAGCGGCGAGAAGCCGGTCAGGGTGTACCGGAACGCCACGGTGGTCGACGGGACGGGAGCCGACCGTTTCGTCGCCGATGTCGCCGTCGAGGGCGCGCGCGTCGTCGCGGTCCTCCGCGAGGGCGATGAAAGAGAGCTCGAACTCCCCGCCGACGCTGTCGAGATTCCGGCGACGGGGCTGGTGCTCGCACCCGGTTTCATCGACATGCACGCGCACAGCGAACTGGCGGTCCTCCGGGGCGCGAGTCACGAGGCGAAGATCCGTCAGGGAGTGACGACCGAGGTCCTCGGGCAGGACGGCCTGGGTTACGCGCCCCTCGACGACGCCACCGCGGCGGTCGTCCCCGCGCAGATCGCTGGCTGGAACGGCCTTCCCGATGACGTCCCGTGGCGGTCGATGGATGACCTGCTCGCCGCGATCGACGCCGTCTCCGTCGCGAATGCCGCGGTACTCGTGCCCCAGGGCAATCTCCGGATGATGGTGGTCGGACACGAGAACCGTGCGGCGACCTCGGGCGAGATCGCCGAGATGTCCGACATCCTGGGCGCGGCGATGGATGCCGGCGCCTTCGGGATGTCGAGCGGGCTGACCTACACGCCGGGGATGTACGCCGACACCGCCGAACTCGAAGCGCTCTGCCGCATCGTCGCCGAGCGGGGCGGGTACTGGGCGCCCCACACCCGCAGCTACGGCGGGGCGGCACTCGAGGCCTACCGTGAGGCACTGGACATCGGCCGACGGACCGGATGCCCCATCCACCTCACGCACGCGACGATGAACTTCGCGCCGAACCGCGGTCGTGCGGCAGAGCTGCTGGCCCTCGTCGACCTCGCCGTCGACGACGGGGTGGACGTCACCCTCGACACCTATCCGTATCTCCCCGGTGCCACGACCCTCGCGGCACTGCTGCCGAGCAGGCTCGCGGAGAGCGGCGATCTGCTGGGTACGATCGCCGCGCTCGACGACGCCGGGCGAGAGAGCGTGCGGGTGGAGCTCGAAGAGATCGGATGCGACGGGTTCCACGGCGAGCGTGCCGACTGGGATGCCATCCAGATCTCCGGGACTGCCGATCCACGGCTGTCGGACCTGGTGGGACGCACGGTCGCCGATATCGCCTCATCGTCGGGGAAGCGTGCCGTGGATGTGGTGCTCGACACGATCCTTGCGGATGCCGGGGCGACAGGCATCCTGATGCACATCGGCGACGAGGACAACGTCCGCGCCATCATGCGTCACCCGCGCCACAGCGGCGGCAGCGACGGGATTCTGATCGGCGCGCGGCCTCACCCCCGGGGTCGAGGCACCTTCCCGCGCTACCTCGGCCACTACGTGCGAGAGCTCGGGGTGCTCACCCTCGAAGAGGCGGTCCGTCACCTGTCCGGCACGCCCGCTTCGCGTCTGGGGCTCGACCGGGGCGATGCGCCGCGGGGGATCATCCGCGAAGGGGCGACCGCGGATCTGGTGCTGTTCGACCCGGAGACCATCGCCGCCGGGGCGACGTTCGAGTCGCCGCACGACACCCCGCGCGGGATAGCCGAAGTGCTCGTCGCGGGAGTGCCCGTGGTCACCGATGAGTCGGTCACGGGATCGACCCCGGGTCGTGCTCTGCGCATGATCCCGCCCGCGCACCGCGCCACCGTTCCGCTCGCGTCGTTCGAGATCGACGCGACCGCACCGCCGTTCCGCTGGACGGCGCGCACCCGGGTCGTCGCGCCGGCGCCGCTCGCCTCGACCGCTGCCCGCCTGAGCGCCCTCCGGGAGAGCGACGGATCGGATCCCGCGATCACACTCCGCGTCGACGAGTCCCTGGCAGGGGAGTCGTTCGCGAGCGGACGCATCGGCGAGGAGGCCTTCCGGGTGGAGGTCTCGGCGTCGGGGATCGATGTCAGCGGCGCGAGCCCGGTCGGCGTCTTCCGGGGCGTCACGGTGCTGCGGCAGCTGCGCGAACCCGGTGCGGAGCAGTCGCGCATCCCCGCAGGCTCGTGGCAGGGCGCGCCCGCCTACGGCTGGCGCGGTGTGATGCTCGATGTCGCCAGGCACTTCCGCCCGATCGACGACGTGCGCCGGCTCGTCGACCTGCTCGCCGACCACCACCTCACCGTGCTCCACCTGCATCTGACCGATGATCAGGGCTGGCGCTTCGAGGTGCCCGGATTTCCGAGGCTCACCGAGATCGGCGCTCGTCGGGAGTCGACGCAACGGGGCCACGGCCCGCTCGCCACCGTCGAACCGGGCGTGCACGAGGGGCATTACACGGATGCCGAGCTGCGCGAACTGGTCACGTACGCCGCCGAGCGCTTCGTCACGATCGTGCCGGAGGTCGAGCTGCCGGGGCACATCCAGGCGGGCTTGGCCGCCTACCCGGAGCTCGGCAACACCGACGTGGGGGAACCGATCACGGCCCCGTGGGAGCGGTTCGGTGTGAATCCTCGGACCCTCGCGCCGACGGAGGAGGCTCTCGCGTTCGGACGAGCCGCGATCGACGCGCTGTGCGACCTCTTCGACTCGCCGTGGATCGGGATCGGCGGGGACGAGGTGCCGGTGGCCGAGTGGGCGCAGAGCGCGGCTGCGGGGGAGCGGATGCGAGAGCTGGGTCTTGCGACACCTCACGACGTTCAACCGTGGTTCACGTCGCACTTCGTCGCACACGTGCGAGCCCGTGGCCGCACGGCCCTGGCGTGGGACGAAGTGCTGGAGGGCGAGGTTCCCGACGGCGTCGAGATCCTCGCCTGGCGCGGTCCGGTCGCGATGCGCGCGGCGCTGCGGCGGGGCATCCCGGTCATCGCGTGTCCCGACCTCGAGGTGTACCTCGACTACCCCCAGTCCGAGTCGGCGGAAGAGCCGATCCGCGTCGGGCCGCCGCTTCCGATCGAGCGTGCGTACACGCTTCGCATCGAGGATGGCGCGTCCGGTGGCCAGGCGAATGTCTGGACCGAGCATCTGCCGACCAGGGACCGAGTCGACTTCGCGATGTTCCCCAGGCTCGCGGCGATCGCGGAGCGGCTCTGGGACGGCGGCGATCCTCCGCCGTTCGAGGGGTTCGCCCGTCGCCTGCCTGCCCACCTCCGGCGGCTCGCCGACGCAGGGGTGCGGTATCGTCCTCTCGACGGGCCGATGCCCCTGCAACGGCGTCCCGGAGTGCCGGGAAAGCCACTCACGCGGGAGGCACGGGAGGAGATCGTGGCGGGGCTCGTGACTCGTCTGATCGACCGCTCCACAAGCGCCGACGAGTCGCTCTCGGCATAA
- a CDS encoding YrdB family protein, translating into MPQDPASVPGVDRPNFTALDIVRSIVLVVAIGTLALWGFALWSFPWNIVIGIGAPVVVILVWALFLSPRPVLRLHPFLRAAAELLIYVGVTIAWWLMEQPIIGIAFAVVAVGAGVVSGRRRIA; encoded by the coding sequence ATGCCACAGGATCCCGCCTCAGTACCCGGCGTCGACCGCCCGAACTTCACTGCCCTCGACATCGTCCGCTCGATCGTCCTGGTCGTCGCCATCGGCACTCTCGCTCTGTGGGGCTTCGCCCTGTGGTCGTTCCCCTGGAACATCGTGATCGGCATCGGCGCTCCCGTCGTCGTGATCCTGGTCTGGGCGCTCTTCCTGTCGCCTCGTCCGGTGCTGCGGCTGCACCCGTTCCTCCGTGCGGCAGCCGAACTGCTGATCTACGTCGGAGTGACGATCGCCTGGTGGCTGATGGAGCAGCCGATCATCGGCATCGCCTTCGCCGTGGTCGCCGTCGGAGCCGGCGTGGTGAGCGGTCGGCGCCGCATCGCATGA
- the nagB gene encoding glucosamine-6-phosphate deaminase has translation MAEVVIVENAEAAGALVAAEIVELIDGRPDAVLGLATGSTPLPVYQALRASLAGRDVSQVRGFALDEYVGLDPAHPESYRSVITREVVEPLGLDPRRIHVPNGAQATIQHAGEDYETAIDAAGGVDLQILGIGTDGHIGFNEPGSSFASRTRVKTLTEQTREDNARFFDSIDDVPMHCITQGLGTILRARHLVLLAFGEGKAQAVADAVEGPLSAILPGSAIQLHPHATVVVDEAAASRLKLADYYRYTYANKPAWQGI, from the coding sequence ATGGCTGAAGTCGTCATAGTCGAGAACGCCGAAGCGGCAGGCGCACTGGTCGCCGCCGAGATCGTCGAGCTGATCGACGGTCGCCCGGATGCCGTGCTCGGACTCGCGACAGGCTCGACCCCGCTTCCCGTGTACCAGGCGCTGCGCGCCAGCCTCGCGGGTCGCGACGTGTCGCAGGTCCGCGGCTTCGCACTCGACGAGTACGTCGGCCTCGACCCGGCGCACCCCGAGAGCTACCGTTCGGTGATCACCCGCGAGGTCGTCGAGCCGCTCGGACTCGACCCCCGGCGCATCCACGTGCCGAACGGCGCTCAGGCCACCATCCAGCACGCAGGCGAAGACTACGAGACCGCCATCGACGCGGCCGGGGGCGTCGACCTGCAGATCCTCGGCATCGGCACCGACGGACACATCGGCTTCAATGAGCCGGGCTCGTCGTTCGCATCGCGCACACGCGTGAAGACCCTGACCGAGCAGACCCGGGAGGACAACGCACGCTTCTTCGATTCGATCGACGACGTGCCGATGCACTGCATCACGCAGGGGCTCGGCACGATCCTGCGCGCTCGTCATCTCGTGCTGCTCGCCTTCGGCGAGGGCAAGGCGCAGGCCGTCGCGGATGCCGTCGAGGGGCCGCTCTCGGCCATCCTCCCCGGCTCCGCGATCCAGCTGCACCCGCACGCGACGGTCGTGGTCGACGAGGCTGCGGCATCGCGTCTGAAGCTCGCCGACTACTACCGCTACACCTATGCGAACAAGCCCGCCTGGCAGGGCATCTGA
- a CDS encoding ROK family protein: protein MTDAFAADLSGRRIRVGLDVGGTKIDAVAVSPEGEILARLRRPTGWGEDAVVVSVVDAVEALAAEGGFARSSVESVGVGIPGLVDADTGRVLHAVNLGVESLDLAGLAGRRLGIPVRVENDVKAAALGAAVLRGIEGSMAYLNLGTGVAAGIVVDGSIWRGARGTAGEVGHLSVDPRGRLCGCGQRGCIETFCGGGALARAWDRPGALPVRDILDAADAGDELATDLRADLFHGAAAAVRALVLSADVERVIIGGGLTSLGDRLYAGVRTALQAGAEASAFMRSLHLDERIELLPAGSPAAALGAALVGSSTPTKETVSHG, encoded by the coding sequence ATGACGGATGCATTCGCCGCCGACCTCTCCGGTCGGCGGATTCGAGTGGGCCTGGATGTCGGCGGAACCAAGATCGACGCGGTGGCGGTGTCGCCCGAGGGGGAGATCCTCGCGCGCCTCCGCCGTCCGACGGGATGGGGCGAGGATGCGGTCGTCGTCAGTGTCGTCGACGCCGTGGAGGCGCTGGCCGCGGAGGGCGGCTTCGCACGGTCCTCCGTCGAATCGGTGGGCGTCGGCATCCCCGGACTCGTCGACGCCGACACGGGGCGTGTGCTGCACGCGGTGAACCTCGGGGTCGAATCGCTCGACCTCGCAGGGCTCGCAGGTCGCCGGCTCGGCATCCCGGTCCGGGTCGAGAACGACGTGAAAGCGGCAGCACTCGGCGCCGCCGTGCTCCGCGGCATCGAAGGATCCATGGCCTACCTCAACCTCGGCACGGGAGTGGCCGCAGGGATCGTCGTCGACGGCAGCATCTGGCGCGGAGCACGAGGGACGGCCGGCGAGGTCGGCCATCTCTCGGTCGATCCGCGCGGACGCCTGTGCGGCTGCGGCCAGCGCGGGTGCATCGAGACGTTCTGCGGCGGAGGTGCACTGGCACGCGCGTGGGATCGCCCCGGCGCGCTGCCGGTGCGCGACATCCTGGACGCCGCGGACGCCGGAGACGAACTCGCCACGGATCTCCGCGCCGATCTCTTCCACGGCGCGGCGGCCGCGGTGCGCGCGCTCGTGCTCTCGGCCGATGTCGAACGCGTGATCATCGGCGGAGGCCTCACCTCCCTCGGCGATCGCCTGTACGCGGGCGTGCGCACTGCCCTCCAGGCGGGCGCCGAGGCTTCGGCGTTCATGCGTTCGCTGCACCTCGACGAGCGGATCGAGCTGCTCCCGGCGGGTTCTCCCGCAGCGGCCCTCGGTGCCGCCCTCGTCGGATCATCCACCCCCACCAAGGAGACCGTTTCCCATGGCTGA
- a CDS encoding ROK family transcriptional regulator → MSVSDDPRPATSSDYVAASAHAFGPGRHLRSRSKVLPEHARGHNRALVLQTLYHSGAMSRADLSRETGLTRVTISDLVAEFIADGIVIEMGVRETVGPGKPPILIDIDRVGHQIIGLDLSGPNAFVGALLSLDGDVLERREVPRPETADGDAAYAATLELARALAATATQPILGVGIGSPGVVRPDGVVLSSPNLGWSNLPLEAKLGIDLDLPVLVRNDANAAVLAEYTFGEAKADFMLIKIGRGVGAGVITGSQPLLGSRFAAGEIGHVVVGTDGGPRCACGKDGCLEAWLSETRLRPAIEAAPGSRDEILRDAGTRMGIAIAPIVAALDLSEVVLSGPGDLLDGVLIDAAVETLHARTLEGVFEDALIRRTQQDDIVLRGAAVMVLSSQLGVS, encoded by the coding sequence ATGTCCGTATCGGATGATCCTCGTCCAGCGACGTCGTCAGACTACGTCGCTGCGAGCGCACACGCCTTCGGCCCCGGGCGCCACCTGCGCTCGCGCTCAAAGGTGCTCCCGGAGCACGCACGCGGCCACAATCGCGCGCTCGTCCTGCAGACGCTCTACCACTCCGGTGCCATGAGCCGAGCGGATCTCTCACGGGAGACAGGGCTGACGAGAGTCACCATCTCCGACCTCGTCGCCGAGTTCATCGCCGACGGCATCGTGATCGAGATGGGCGTGCGCGAGACCGTGGGTCCGGGCAAGCCTCCGATCCTGATCGACATCGATCGCGTGGGGCACCAGATCATCGGCCTCGATCTGTCGGGTCCGAACGCCTTCGTAGGCGCGCTGCTCAGCCTCGACGGCGATGTGCTCGAACGCCGAGAGGTTCCTCGTCCGGAGACCGCAGACGGGGATGCCGCCTACGCCGCCACGCTCGAGCTCGCGCGTGCCCTGGCGGCGACCGCGACGCAGCCGATCCTCGGCGTCGGCATCGGCTCGCCGGGTGTCGTCCGCCCCGACGGCGTCGTTCTCAGCTCTCCGAACCTCGGGTGGAGCAACCTCCCGCTCGAGGCCAAGCTCGGGATCGACCTCGATCTTCCCGTGCTCGTGCGCAACGATGCCAACGCCGCCGTCCTCGCCGAGTACACGTTCGGCGAGGCCAAGGCCGACTTCATGCTCATCAAGATCGGTCGAGGAGTGGGCGCGGGAGTCATCACGGGCAGCCAGCCGCTCCTCGGCAGTCGGTTCGCCGCGGGTGAGATCGGTCATGTCGTGGTCGGCACCGACGGCGGCCCGCGTTGCGCCTGCGGCAAGGACGGCTGCCTCGAAGCGTGGCTCAGCGAGACACGCCTGCGCCCGGCCATCGAGGCCGCACCCGGATCACGCGACGAGATCCTCCGCGACGCCGGCACCCGCATGGGCATCGCGATCGCCCCGATCGTCGCGGCTCTCGACCTCTCGGAGGTCGTGCTCTCGGGGCCAGGAGACCTGCTCGACGGTGTGCTGATCGATGCCGCCGTCGAGACCCTCCACGCCCGCACGCTCGAGGGTGTCTTCGAAGACGCTCTCATCCGTCGCACGCAGCAGGACGACATCGTCCTGCGAGGCGCTGCCGTGATGGTGCTGTCCAGTCAGCTGGGCGTCTCGTGA